A region from the Microcebus murinus isolate Inina chromosome 3, M.murinus_Inina_mat1.0, whole genome shotgun sequence genome encodes:
- the LOC142869984 gene encoding transcription initiation factor TFIID subunit 8-like isoform X2, translating into MADAAAVAGASGSGTRSGSKQSPNPADNYHLARRRTLQVVVSSLLTEAGFERAEKTSVETLTEMLQSYISEIGRSAKSHCEHTGRTQPALSDVVVTLVEMGFNADTLPAYAKRFQRMVIAAPPVTNETVTPKALTAGQNRPRPPHVPSHFPEFPDPHTYIRTPTFREPVTDDSGAEKENTSVLQQKPALSGSRNGEESIIDNPYLRPVKKPKIRRKKSLS; encoded by the exons ATGGCCGACGCGGCGGCCGTGGCCGGGGCTAGCGGCTCCGGAACGAGATCAGGAAGTAAACAGTCTCCTAACCCTGCTGATAACTACCATCTGGCCCGGAGGAGAACACTGCAAGTGGTTGTGAGCTCCTTGCTCACAGAGGCAGGGTTTGAGCGCGCGGAAAAAACATCCGTGGAAACATTGACAGAGATGCTGCAGAGCTACATTTCAGAAATTGGGAGGAGTGCCAAGTCTCACTGTGAGCACACAGGCAGGACTCAGCCCGCACTGTCTGATGTCGTGGTCACACTTGTTGAGATGGGTTTCAATGCGGACACTCTCCCAGCTTATGCAAAACGGTTTCAGAGGATGGTCATCGCTGCTCCTCCAGTGACCAATGAGACAGTGACCCCCAAGGCCCTCACTGCAGGGCAGAACCGACCCCGCCCGCCACACGTCCCCAGCCATTTTCCTGAGTTCCCCGATCCCCACACCTACATCAGAACTCCGACTTTCCGAGAGCCCGT TACCGACGATTCTGGAGCCGAGAAGGAGAACACTTCTGTCCTGCAGCAGAAGCCCGCCTTGTCGGGAAGCCGCAACGGGGAAGAGAGCATCATTGATAACCCCTATCTGCGACCTGTGAAGAAACCCAAGATCCGCAGGAAGAAGTCCCTCTCGTGA
- the LOC142869984 gene encoding transcription initiation factor TFIID subunit 8-like isoform X1: protein MADAAAVAGASGSGTRSGSKQSPNPADNYHLARRRTLQVVVSSLLTEAGFERAEKTSVETLTEMLQSYISEIGRSAKSHCEHTGRTQPALSDVVVTLVEMGFNADTLPAYAKRFQRMVIAAPPVTNETVTPKALTAGQNRPRPPHVPSHFPEFPDPHTYIRTPTFREPVSDYQGLREKAASQRRDAGRALTCFMAKTGETQSLFKHDVSTFPLIAARPFSIPYLTALLPSELEMQQMEETDSSEQDEQTDTQNLTLQISTDDSGAEKENTSVLQQKPALSGSRNGEESIIDNPYLRPVKKPKIRRKKSLS from the coding sequence ATGGCCGACGCGGCGGCCGTGGCCGGGGCTAGCGGCTCCGGAACGAGATCAGGAAGTAAACAGTCTCCTAACCCTGCTGATAACTACCATCTGGCCCGGAGGAGAACACTGCAAGTGGTTGTGAGCTCCTTGCTCACAGAGGCAGGGTTTGAGCGCGCGGAAAAAACATCCGTGGAAACATTGACAGAGATGCTGCAGAGCTACATTTCAGAAATTGGGAGGAGTGCCAAGTCTCACTGTGAGCACACAGGCAGGACTCAGCCCGCACTGTCTGATGTCGTGGTCACACTTGTTGAGATGGGTTTCAATGCGGACACTCTCCCAGCTTATGCAAAACGGTTTCAGAGGATGGTCATCGCTGCTCCTCCAGTGACCAATGAGACAGTGACCCCCAAGGCCCTCACTGCAGGGCAGAACCGACCCCGCCCGCCACACGTCCCCAGCCATTTTCCTGAGTTCCCCGATCCCCACACCTACATCAGAACTCCGACTTTCCGAGAGCCCGTGTCGGACTACCAGGGCCTGCGGGAGAAGGCTGCATCCCAGAGGCGCGATGCGGGGCGGGCACTCACCTGTTTCATGGCCAAGACAGGAGAGACCCAGAGTCTTTTCAAACATGATGTCAGCACGTTTCCATTGATTGCTGCCAGACCTTTCAGCATCCCCTACCTGACAGCTCTTCTTCCATCTGAGCTGGAGATGCAACAAATGGAAGAGACGGATTCCTCGGAGCAGGACgagcagacagacacacagaaccTCACTCTTCAAATTAGTACCGACGATTCTGGAGCCGAGAAGGAGAACACTTCTGTCCTGCAGCAGAAGCCCGCCTTGTCGGGAAGCCGCAACGGGGAAGAGAGCATCATTGATAACCCCTATCTGCGACCTGTGAAGAAACCCAAGATCCGCAGGAAGAAGTCCCTCTCGTGA
- the LOC142869985 gene encoding eukaryotic initiation factor 4A-III-like isoform X2 produces the protein MATSGSARKRLLKEADMSTVEFKTSEEVDVTPTFDTMGLREDLLRGIYAYGFENPSAIQQRATKQIIKGRDVIAQSQSGTGKTATFTISVLQCLDTQGLLALGDYMNVQCHACIGGTNVGEDIRRLDYGQHVVSGTPGRVFDMIRRGSLRTRAIKMLVLDEADEMLNKGFKDQIYDVYRYLPPATQVVLISATLPQEILEMTTKFMTDPIRILLKRDELTLEGVRQFFVAVEREEWKFDTLCDLYDTLTITQAVIFCNTRRKVDWLAEKMREANFTVCSMHGDMPQKERECVAKEFRAGASRVLISTDVWARGLDVPQVSLIINYDLPNNRELYIHRIGRSGRYGRKGVAINFVKNDDIRILRDIEQYYSTQIDEMPVNVADLI, from the exons ATGGCGACCTCGGGCTCGGCGCGGAAGCGGCTGCTCAAAGAGGCAGACATGAGCACAGTGGAATTCAAGACCAGCGAGGAGGTGGACGTGACCCCCACGTTCGACACTATGGGCCTGCGGGAGGACCTGCTGCGCGGCATCTACGCCTACGGGTTTGAAAACCCTTCAGCCATCCAACAGCGAGCTACCAAGCAGATAATTAAAGGGAGAGACGTCATCGCACAGTCTCAGTCTGGCACAGGTAAAACAGCCACCTTCACTATTTCAGTCCTTCAGTGCTTGGATACTCAG GGCCTGCTTGCTCTCGGCGACTACATGAACGTCCAGTGCCATGCCTGCATCGGGGGCACCAATGTGGGCGAGGACATCAGGAGGCTGGATTACGGACAGCACGTCGTCTCAGGCACACCAGGGCGCGTCTTCGATATGATTCGTAGAGGAAGTTTAAGGACACGAGCTATCAAGATGTTGGTTTTGGATGAGGCTGACGAAATGTTGAATAAAGGCTTCAAAGACCAGATTTATGACGTGTACAGGTACCTGCCTCCGGCCACACAGGTGGTCCTTATCAGTGCCACGCTGCCCCAGGAAATCCTGGAAATGACCACCAAGTTCATGACGGACCCAATCCGCATCCTGCTGAAACGTGATGAGTTGACTCTGGAAGGCGTCAGACAGTTTTTTGTGGCAGTGGAAAGAGAAGAGTGGAAGTTTGACACCCTGTGTGATCTCTACGACACACTGACCATCACGCAGGCGGTCATCTTCTGTAACACCAGGAGGAAGGTTGACTGGCTGGCAGAGAAGATGAGAGAAGCCAACTTCACCGTGTGCTCGATGCACGGAGACATGCCGCAGAAGGAGCGCGAGTGCGTCGCGAAGGAGTTCCGGGCCGGCGCCAGCCGAGTGCTCATCTCCACAGACGTCTGGGCCAGGGGCTTGGATGTCCCGCAGGTGTCCCTCATCATTAACTACGACCTGCCCAATAACAGAGAGTTGTATATACACAGAATTGGGAGGTCAGGTCGATATGGTCGAAAGGGTGTGGCCATCAATTTTGTAAAGAACGACGACATCCGCATCCTCCGAGATATAGAACAGTACTACTCCACTCAGATTGATGAAATGCCTGTGAACGTTGCCGATCTGATCTGA
- the LOC142869985 gene encoding eukaryotic initiation factor 4A-III-like isoform X1, whose protein sequence is MATSGSARKRLLKEADMSTVEFKTSEEVDVTPTFDTMGLREDLLRGIYAYGFENPSAIQQRATKQIIKGRDVIAQSQSGTGKTATFTISVLQCLDTQVREAQALILAPTRELAVQIQKGLLALGDYMNVQCHACIGGTNVGEDIRRLDYGQHVVSGTPGRVFDMIRRGSLRTRAIKMLVLDEADEMLNKGFKDQIYDVYRYLPPATQVVLISATLPQEILEMTTKFMTDPIRILLKRDELTLEGVRQFFVAVEREEWKFDTLCDLYDTLTITQAVIFCNTRRKVDWLAEKMREANFTVCSMHGDMPQKERECVAKEFRAGASRVLISTDVWARGLDVPQVSLIINYDLPNNRELYIHRIGRSGRYGRKGVAINFVKNDDIRILRDIEQYYSTQIDEMPVNVADLI, encoded by the coding sequence ATGGCGACCTCGGGCTCGGCGCGGAAGCGGCTGCTCAAAGAGGCAGACATGAGCACAGTGGAATTCAAGACCAGCGAGGAGGTGGACGTGACCCCCACGTTCGACACTATGGGCCTGCGGGAGGACCTGCTGCGCGGCATCTACGCCTACGGGTTTGAAAACCCTTCAGCCATCCAACAGCGAGCTACCAAGCAGATAATTAAAGGGAGAGACGTCATCGCACAGTCTCAGTCTGGCACAGGTAAAACAGCCACCTTCACTATTTCAGTCCTTCAGTGCTTGGATACTCAGGTTCGTGAAGCCCAGGCTCTGATCTTGGCCCCCACGAGAGAGCTGGCCGTGCAGATCCAGAAGGGCCTGCTTGCTCTCGGCGACTACATGAACGTCCAGTGCCATGCCTGCATCGGGGGCACCAATGTGGGCGAGGACATCAGGAGGCTGGATTACGGACAGCACGTCGTCTCAGGCACACCAGGGCGCGTCTTCGATATGATTCGTAGAGGAAGTTTAAGGACACGAGCTATCAAGATGTTGGTTTTGGATGAGGCTGACGAAATGTTGAATAAAGGCTTCAAAGACCAGATTTATGACGTGTACAGGTACCTGCCTCCGGCCACACAGGTGGTCCTTATCAGTGCCACGCTGCCCCAGGAAATCCTGGAAATGACCACCAAGTTCATGACGGACCCAATCCGCATCCTGCTGAAACGTGATGAGTTGACTCTGGAAGGCGTCAGACAGTTTTTTGTGGCAGTGGAAAGAGAAGAGTGGAAGTTTGACACCCTGTGTGATCTCTACGACACACTGACCATCACGCAGGCGGTCATCTTCTGTAACACCAGGAGGAAGGTTGACTGGCTGGCAGAGAAGATGAGAGAAGCCAACTTCACCGTGTGCTCGATGCACGGAGACATGCCGCAGAAGGAGCGCGAGTGCGTCGCGAAGGAGTTCCGGGCCGGCGCCAGCCGAGTGCTCATCTCCACAGACGTCTGGGCCAGGGGCTTGGATGTCCCGCAGGTGTCCCTCATCATTAACTACGACCTGCCCAATAACAGAGAGTTGTATATACACAGAATTGGGAGGTCAGGTCGATATGGTCGAAAGGGTGTGGCCATCAATTTTGTAAAGAACGACGACATCCGCATCCTCCGAGATATAGAACAGTACTACTCCACTCAGATTGATGAAATGCCTGTGAACGTTGCCGATCTGATCTGA